Below is a window of Planococcus sp. MSAK28401 DNA.
TTCTTTCCATGTTTTGATATCCATAATAAGTTCTTTTTCTGTTTCTTCATAGCTAAGAAGTCTCTGTAGGCCTCCTCTCTTTTCATTTTTTTTAATACTCAATTCTTTTATCTGACTTAATAATAGGAATTTGTTTTCCAAATTACTAAGTTCATTCTTTAACTGCCTATTTATAATTGCAAATTCTTTATTATTGTGTGAAAATCCTTCCAATCTATTAATGCTTGAGATGTGCAAAGAAACGATATCACGATCTTTCTTTATTAATATTATGTCTTGATTGATTTTTTCAATCAATTTATCAATTCTCCGAATTTTACGATATAATGAATTTTTCTTGAACTCCAGTTCAACTTCAACTTCCCCTTCACTCTTTTTCAAATTTAGATTTTCTAATAATGTTTTAAAATCGTTCTCTAAAGAAGCAAGTTTCGATTTTTCACCAATAATCGCCTCTATACTCTGAACTTCTTCTATCAAACCGTTTTGAATTTTAACAATTTCATTTTTACTTTTATTAAATAATTTAAGATCAAATTGTATATTTTTTGAAATACTGTCTAAAGTATTGAGAGCATTTTCAAATACTCGTGTTAGTTTTTTTAACTCTAAAACATTTTTTTGCAGATCTCGTCTAAATGCTGACAGCTCATTTTCTATTTTCTCTTGCAATTCATAGGCTCTAACTACACGAAGTTCTAGATTAGTAACTCTAGATGTCTGAAGAGTAATGTTGTTCTGTATTTCTTTATCTAAACTGTCTCCAACATAACTAGAACATACGGGACATGTTCCATGTACATCGTTGCTTTTTACATAATTGGAGATTCCCTGTAAATACTGAATCAGTCCCTGTAAAGAGGAACTAGCATTGTTTTTAGTAAGCCATTTTTTCAATGATAAAATTAACTTTTCTCTACTTCTAATTTTTCTTTCTAAAATATTTACTTCTTTTTGAATTTCTTTATTCATATCGGGTGTCTCTTTATATTCTTTTTCAAATTTATGATAATCATCTATGTAGAGTAACGTAAAATTTGCTACTTCTAATTTTTTTCTAGAGTTTTTTAATTTTTGTCGAAGTTCTTCATTATCTAATTTACCTAGTTCTTTTTTATTGATGTCAGCACGAACTTTATCAATTTCGCTTCTTTCTTTTTCAACTTTAGTGAGTAATTTTTTCTCTTCACTAATTTTTTTAAAAGTTGACTCTATCCCTTTAATCTCTTTTTCAGCGGATAGCTTACTTTCTTCTGCTTTTGCAACTACATTTATCTTAGAATCATATTTATCGTCCAAAATTAATTGCTTAGCTTTTAAATCATTATACTCATTGAACTCTAAAGGAATATCCTTAAATACACTCAATATTTTTTTGTTCTTTACTATTGCTAGATTTGTGTTATTTACTTCTGCATCGATCATAGTCAAGTTAATGTCTTTTTTAATACTTTCTGATTCAGATTTTTCAAGACTTTCAACTATTTCACTTATTCTATTTTCAAGCTGAATAGATTCTTCTCTATCCGCTATATGACTCTCAATTAACTTTCTATTATTATCAAGCTCTAGCCCTAAGCTTTCATGTGTACTTTGAATAATTGAATTGGTTGTTTTTAAATTATCTATAAAGTTAGTTACCTTGTTAATTCCCATAATACTTGCTAGAGAATCAAATCGATCTCTTGGGTTACTACGAATAAAGTTAGTGATTTGATCCTGTGATAAGACATAAGATTGTTTGATTAATTTCGCGCCGTTACTTTTTTCTTCTTTATACTTAGATAGTTCTTTTTCCACATTTTTTTGTCCTTGGGTTATCAAAACTCGATTTTCGCTTTCGCAGTTATAAAGACTTACACTTGTGTATTTGCTATTCGCCGTATATTTTCTAAGAAGCTGATAATTATCATAATAAAGTGAAACATAACACTCAGGCTCTAAATCTTCTTTAGCTTTATTATTTATACAATCATTATTGCTGAACCCAACTTCTCCATCTTGTGTTTTAAAACGCTCAATCTCATTTGTGATACACCATTCTATTGCATCAAAAAAGGTGCTTTTTCCATATCCATTTTCTCCATATAATATAGTGATATTTTTGTCTAAATTAAAACTATACTTTCCACAAAAGTTACGAAAATTATAGATTTCAACCTTCTTAATCCTCATGATATCTAGCCTCCTTCAAAATTTTCTTTCCTAATGTCTCTCTTAACTTTTTATAGGAGACTTTACCGCCAAATTGAAGAGTTAGCTCTTGCACTAAGATTACTAATTCTTTAACGTTCTCGGAACCTTGATATTCATCTTCTAATATTTTTTTGGGTTTTACGTTTTCTGAAATTGTATCATCTAAAAATGGAATCCTATTAATATCTGTTTCACTATAAATAACATATTTTCTTAAGGCTGTTGTATCCTTTTCTACGGTTAATATTAAATCAACATTTTTTTCTATTGATTCCTCTGGACAAATTAACATATAAGAATTCCAAATATTTATTCCCTGACTCTCCGCTAGCTTTTCTCTAACTCTCATGGTGTCAGTAATTATATCTTTTGCTTCAACATCACTATTGTACGGCTTAACAAATACATTAATATGTTCTTTACTAAAAGCTACTACTCCCAGAGCTGCAGTCCATTCAAATTCTTTATGTAAATATTTACAAGAATAAAGTCTATCCTTAACCAAATTATATGCTAGCAATTATTATTCACCTTCCTTATTTAATTCTTTCCAAAGTTCAATCAGTCTATCTTTAAAAATTAAAAAGTCGTCATTATCTTGTCTGAGTTTTGAAGACTTAGAATCAACCACATACCAAGGGATTAGAAGAAATTTGTAATTAACTTCATTCATAGATTCTTCAGATCTACCTATTTCTGGAATTATTGGTTTTTCTAAAGAAATAGTTTCCATGTGACTATTCGTAAAATTTACGTCATCGAATCTATAATGTAAGCCGTGTATTATAACTTTATTAGCTGTATTTACTCCCATTAATAATAAATCAGCATGTGAACTGCCATGAAGTCTGGTGATTATCCCATTTAGTTTTTTTACAACATCTTCATAGTAATAGTCATCTTTAATTTTCAGTAACGTTAAATAGTGTCCTCCTAAAGAATCAACAACTTTCTTTGCCAAAATATCTTTATGTTTTGAAGAAAAATAAACTTCTTCGTTTATGACGCTCAATAATAATAAAATCACAGTTAATGCATAAACAGATTCTTCTTTAAGAGATTTGTGCATTTTAACATGAAAGTCTATTGACTCCTCGCGCCCTTCATAAAATCTACTTATAAGTTGAAGCACAGTTCCTCCTTCTTCAATATAATTATAAAATTTTTGTTTTACAGATAGAGCAATCTGTTCGAAGTTTTCAGAGTGCTCTGGCTTAGAATTTAAAACTTCGTGCAGAATTTTATCGAATGCATTATCAATATACTTTTTATTACCAGCAACTTCGCTAAACTCTTCTGAGTATGTTATTGCCTTTTTCAGCAATTTTTTCTCCAAACTCATTGCCCTTTCTTGGTCAATAAACAATACTAATTTATCATCTCTTTCAGAACAATTAGCAATCATTTCACCAATAAGCCAATTAATATCGTCGTCTACTATAGTTGCTCCAGCTTCTGTCTTAAGCTTTTTACTTAACAAATCCCCCAACCTTGTGCGAATAACGTCTCTATAGCTACTTAGATGATCTCTCTGTTCTAAAATTTGCGTTCTACCTAGTAATTCTTTAACAGACATATTTACATGACTCTCATAATCAAATTCTTTACCCTCATTATTGAAAACAGGAAGGGAAAGGTGCTTTAAAAAGGGGTCGTCATCTTTTATTTCAATATCTGAAAATAGTTTATTCTCCCTATAATGGTTTATATTTTTAGTTTCAGATTTTTTCGGCATATGTACATGAAATGCGAAGTTAGTAATGAGTTGAAATTGTTGTACTATTTTCGGGGAATTTTCAAAAATTTTGGCATTTAAGAATAACTTGTCTAACCAACTATCATTAATTTTTAGGAGACCTTTTTTACCGTTTTCAAAGACGAATTCTTTGTTTGTTCTAGCGCACAATTCACTTGTATATAATTGAACCGGATTTTGACTAGTTTTGACTTGCACGAAACGTACACACGATTGATCTTGATCTTCATCTTCCTTACACAGTACGATATCGTCATGAATTTCAAAAGCCATAAAACTCCATTTACCTTCAGCCAATTCAATAATATAATCAATTGCTACGAGAAACTGATAATAGAATCCAAATAACGCATTTCTTCCTCCGTCTTCTTTAGGAGGTGTGCTTAGTAAAGTTTCGTATACTTCTTTAACTTTTTCGTACGGTTCTTCACATTTATCTCCGGCTATTTTATTTTTTAAAATATGTTTTTGATTTGCATTCAATCCACTTTTTTGAAGTTTTCTTTGTATGAGCTCTTGCTTTATTTCAATATTTTTTTCTGGATTATTATCTATAGAAGTTTCCAATTTCATAACCCCACCTTCCTTTTACTTCTAATATTAACTTAATTTAATGTTTTCTGTTCTTTCAGTCTCTTAAAACAATGATACTATAATAAAAACTCCTTGTTATAGACTCTGAGTATGGCATGTGTTTTAAATTCTTATTTATATCATTCTTCATTAAATCTCCCAGTGAATGTCGTTTGATTTAAAAAGTAACTAATTGAAAATCTATACTATATAAAGGGTGTCATCAAATAAGAATGTTGAGTTAACATATATATATAATAAACCTCAAAATCCTTGTACTCACAAGATTTTTGAGGTTTATTATTATTTACAATATTGCTTCCGCGAAATTTACTAAACTCAAATGATTTTATCGTAACTCGTCACCTAAGGACACAACGACCTCATCAAGCACCTTGGTCCACTGACGCTTCATTTCTGGACCATATTTTAAGGGGCTGACCCCTGGGTTAACCTTTTTGTATTCAGCAAACTGTTTACTCTCTAGGATTCCGCGAATATTGGGAATGGGCTGCGTCCCGACTACGTATTGAATGGCCGATAAATGCAGCTCGCTTTCTGAGACAAACCACGTGTCCGCAAATTCCTGAATTGCTCGGTCAAACGATTGCGTGAAGAAGCGTCGTTTCACCACAAACACATCTTCATTTTCATCCACTTCACCCGTATCGATCGCATTCAAAATCCCACGGTATACTTCTTTCACCACAGTTGATTTGTTGAGTTTTTGTAAGGCTGCTTCAATCTCTTCACGGACGTCTTGGTTATTCGCGGCGTATGTTTCCAGCAACAAGTTGATATAAGCCGAATCGATGTCGTATGTTGTGCTCGCATTCTCCCCATAAAACTCAATCTCGGAGAAGTCTGGATCGGGTTCATCGCCGTCTCCCGGTTCTATGTCCTTCATTAACGAACCTTTCACCGTATTGTACGTTCCGACATAAGCTTCTAGTGTTTCAACTTGCTCGCGTAATGCAGCGGATTTCTCCATATCGTCGTTGTAATCATCGTAGGTCACCAGGGCTTCGTAGGCGTTACTCAACTCTTGGAAAGCTCCGATAAACTGGATACGCTCTTCAATCGGTGAATGTTCGTCGATTTTCGACGGATCTGGCACTTTCGCAATTAGTAATTTGTGTGCTTTTTTGAAGCGCTTTTTCGACTCGTCATACGTTGGGTAAACCAATTGATTTTCTTCTTGGGCTTCGGAATATAACTTCGTGGCAGCTCGCACATTCTCTTCCATCGTCACAGGTTTTCGGAACGTCACAATCAATCCTTTGGTCTTTCCAGGGTAGGTTCTATTAGTTCGAGAAAAGGCTTGAATTAGATTCGCGTAACTCAAGTTGCGGTCCACAAACAAGGTTTGAACCGTCGGTGCATCAAAGCCCGTTAACAGTCGATCCACGACGATGACCAGATCCACTTGCTTCCCGACCTGTTTAAATTCTGCCCGTTTCCGTGCTAACCGGTTGTTGATATCCCCATTGTAGCGATTGATGTCTTCAATCGACCATGAGGTGTTGTAGTAGTCGTTGTACTCCTGAATAATGTCCTTCATTTCATCTTGATTTTCCTTCGAATCCTCTTCATTTTCTTGCAACGAATAGGTAATCGCAATCCGCGGAAAATCAGGATCTTCAATCGTTCGTCCTGTTCGAATCGGATGCCCTTGAAACTCCTTCGTCATCCAATTTGGATCGGCAGTCATCTTCTTAATGGCTTGGTAATAGCGCTTGGCCATCTCAATCGAACTAGTTGTGAGGATCGCTGATTTCTGAGGACGCCCATTTTGAAAGTCGAATTTTGTATAGGCATTATCCGGACGGAAAATTTTGTGCAGTACTTTTTCAATGTGTTCGTCTTTTTCATAGAAAGTGGCTTCCAGATACGCTTCCTTTTCGAGCCCATCCATCTCGTCAATGTAATCATTCAGTTCGTTATCGCTGAGCTCTGAGAATTTTTCTTGTGGCCCCAGCTGACTGTAAATGTAATTACTAAGGGACGTCGGTTCGATTGTGTCTTCATGTTCCACTTGAAAGCCGAGGACCGCACCATCATCAAGGGCATTTTTAATGGTGTACGTATGTAGTACTTCACCATATTGGTCATGCGTCGTGCGCGCCAAGCGACCCTTGGCTTGCTTTTTGTTTTCTTCAAAAATCGGTGTACCGGTAAAGCCGAACCATGTGGAATTGGGGAAGAATTGCTTGATGCCTTCCATGCCTTCAGCACTTAACGCTCGGTGGCACTCATCCACCACAAAGACGATGTGTTGACTCATCAGCTTGTTAAAACGCTGGGATCCTTTGTCGGCTTCTTGTTTCTCGGCATACCGCAACGCATTTTCTAGCTTTTGCCGTGTGGTGATGATCACGGTATTCGAATTGGCACTCGATAGTAAGGTATCGCTCAACTCTTTGGAACTTCCTGTCCCGACGATTAAGCTGTTCGATTTGGCTGTACCGGACGAAATGCCCGTATTGAATTCAGAAGCAAATTTGGTGAATTCCGAGGTCGTTTGACTATCCAAGTCTTTCCGGTCAATCAGCATCACGGTGCGGTCGATGCCGGGCTTACGGGCAAGAAGCTTGGTCGAGACAAAGCTCGTTAACGTTTTCCCTGAGCCGGTAGCATGCCATACATAGCCGGATTGATGTTTCACTGCTGAGGCGAACAATGCTTCGATTGCGTGGATCTGATACGAGTGCAGGACCATGAGCGCTTTGTTGTCTTGGTCTTCACTGACAATCGTGTAATTCGCAATCAACCGATGCGCATCGGGAATATTTAAGACTTGTTTGACG
It encodes the following:
- a CDS encoding AAA family ATPase, encoding MRIKKVEIYNFRNFCGKYSFNLDKNITILYGENGYGKSTFFDAIEWCITNEIERFKTQDGEVGFSNNDCINNKAKEDLEPECYVSLYYDNYQLLRKYTANSKYTSVSLYNCESENRVLITQGQKNVEKELSKYKEEKSNGAKLIKQSYVLSQDQITNFIRSNPRDRFDSLASIMGINKVTNFIDNLKTTNSIIQSTHESLGLELDNNRKLIESHIADREESIQLENRISEIVESLEKSESESIKKDINLTMIDAEVNNTNLAIVKNKKILSVFKDIPLEFNEYNDLKAKQLILDDKYDSKINVVAKAEESKLSAEKEIKGIESTFKKISEEKKLLTKVEKERSEIDKVRADINKKELGKLDNEELRQKLKNSRKKLEVANFTLLYIDDYHKFEKEYKETPDMNKEIQKEVNILERKIRSREKLILSLKKWLTKNNASSSLQGLIQYLQGISNYVKSNDVHGTCPVCSSYVGDSLDKEIQNNITLQTSRVTNLELRVVRAYELQEKIENELSAFRRDLQKNVLELKKLTRVFENALNTLDSISKNIQFDLKLFNKSKNEIVKIQNGLIEEVQSIEAIIGEKSKLASLENDFKTLLENLNLKKSEGEVEVELEFKKNSLYRKIRRIDKLIEKINQDIILIKKDRDIVSLHISSINRLEGFSHNNKEFAIINRQLKNELSNLENKFLLLSQIKELSIKKNEKRGGLQRLLSYEETEKELIMDIKTWKEKGEELDTYIKGLTAKVGIQALDFLNDPHSKIQQYYRYLNPMPTTNGNIHFLTENSDDSKRGLTITIPYKKNNGNQEFMNARYTLSSAQLNTLAIAIFLVANDSQDVGILDFVAIDDPIQNMDDVNQYTMCDILGDINKQLLFSTHSLDFLKLFIKKNDYKKSDIRVYFLEAPNLIEGRVKEVTF
- a CDS encoding type I restriction endonuclease subunit R, which codes for MTTIRHTDEVEVERRLIQVLGEGHNQWNYRPDLKSEEDLWQNLRSKITRNNLAELGEHPLSDQEFETIKTELLSKTKTPFDAARWLKGENGIARITLEREDSSLPSLSLVLYSNQDIGGGISTYEVVHQIAKQKVDDDGRDRRFDVTLLINGLPIVQIELKQATSKDGVYQAYNQIKKYAEEGMFRNNIFATLQLFVISNEQTTRYFANALPKDMHKKFLFSWRTKDNRKVDNLYEFVKQVLNIPDAHRLIANYTIVSEDQDNKALMVLHSYQIHAIEALFASAVKHQSGYVWHATGSGKTLTSFVSTKLLARKPGIDRTVMLIDRKDLDSQTTSEFTKFASEFNTGISSGTAKSNSLIVGTGSSKELSDTLLSSANSNTVIITTRQKLENALRYAEKQEADKGSQRFNKLMSQHIVFVVDECHRALSAEGMEGIKQFFPNSTWFGFTGTPIFEENKKQAKGRLARTTHDQYGEVLHTYTIKNALDDGAVLGFQVEHEDTIEPTSLSNYIYSQLGPQEKFSELSDNELNDYIDEMDGLEKEAYLEATFYEKDEHIEKVLHKIFRPDNAYTKFDFQNGRPQKSAILTTSSIEMAKRYYQAIKKMTADPNWMTKEFQGHPIRTGRTIEDPDFPRIAITYSLQENEEDSKENQDEMKDIIQEYNDYYNTSWSIEDINRYNGDINNRLARKRAEFKQVGKQVDLVIVVDRLLTGFDAPTVQTLFVDRNLSYANLIQAFSRTNRTYPGKTKGLIVTFRKPVTMEENVRAATKLYSEAQEENQLVYPTYDESKKRFKKAHKLLIAKVPDPSKIDEHSPIEERIQFIGAFQELSNAYEALVTYDDYNDDMEKSAALREQVETLEAYVGTYNTVKGSLMKDIEPGDGDEPDPDFSEIEFYGENASTTYDIDSAYINLLLETYAANNQDVREEIEAALQKLNKSTVVKEVYRGILNAIDTGEVDENEDVFVVKRRFFTQSFDRAIQEFADTWFVSESELHLSAIQYVVGTQPIPNIRGILESKQFAEYKKVNPGVSPLKYGPEMKRQWTKVLDEVVVSLGDELR
- a CDS encoding ABC-three component system middle component 1; this encodes MLAYNLVKDRLYSCKYLHKEFEWTAALGVVAFSKEHINVFVKPYNSDVEAKDIITDTMRVREKLAESQGINIWNSYMLICPEESIEKNVDLILTVEKDTTALRKYVIYSETDINRIPFLDDTISENVKPKKILEDEYQGSENVKELVILVQELTLQFGGKVSYKKLRETLGKKILKEARYHED
- a CDS encoding dsDNA nuclease domain-containing protein — protein: MKLETSIDNNPEKNIEIKQELIQRKLQKSGLNANQKHILKNKIAGDKCEEPYEKVKEVYETLLSTPPKEDGGRNALFGFYYQFLVAIDYIIELAEGKWSFMAFEIHDDIVLCKEDEDQDQSCVRFVQVKTSQNPVQLYTSELCARTNKEFVFENGKKGLLKINDSWLDKLFLNAKIFENSPKIVQQFQLITNFAFHVHMPKKSETKNINHYRENKLFSDIEIKDDDPFLKHLSLPVFNNEGKEFDYESHVNMSVKELLGRTQILEQRDHLSSYRDVIRTRLGDLLSKKLKTEAGATIVDDDINWLIGEMIANCSERDDKLVLFIDQERAMSLEKKLLKKAITYSEEFSEVAGNKKYIDNAFDKILHEVLNSKPEHSENFEQIALSVKQKFYNYIEEGGTVLQLISRFYEGREESIDFHVKMHKSLKEESVYALTVILLLLSVINEEVYFSSKHKDILAKKVVDSLGGHYLTLLKIKDDYYYEDVVKKLNGIITRLHGSSHADLLLMGVNTANKVIIHGLHYRFDDVNFTNSHMETISLEKPIIPEIGRSEESMNEVNYKFLLIPWYVVDSKSSKLRQDNDDFLIFKDRLIELWKELNKEGE